DNA sequence from the Ruminococcus albus 7 = DSM 20455 genome:
TATGCCGGCTCGACCTATGAACAATATGACAAGTGGCAGGAAGAGACCACTGCGATGATACGCGGTCTGAAAGCCCGTGACAGCATCAATGAAGCCCGTGACGAGAACATACACAAATCACTGTTCTTTGTAACGATAATGAAAAATAACGGTAATTATTCGGGCGACCCGAGTGAGATAATCGGTATGATAAAGACTGCGGCGTGGTATATACTCACTTCTGCGGCTATGCTGGGAGCTTTTTACTGCTTTGGTGCAAAGGGTGCTGACCTGATGATACCGTGGGGGATAGGCGGCGTTATCGGCGCGATAATCCGCTACAACGGAAAAGAAAATTATACACTCAGCGAATCCATAATAATGGGCGCAGTCGAGGTAGGCATACTCGGCGGCCTGACTGTAACATGGCTGCTGAGTCTTCTGCCTTTTGTTAATGATGATACCCCCATGCTGACGGTGGGCATAGTGCTGGGCGGTGTAGGTGCTTTGATAGCCGAATTTATCAAGCTGAGAAAGACGCTTGCACGTCCTGCAAAGGAATGTTTCTATAAAATGGTGCCATTTGCTGTGGCTACGGTTTTCTTTGTGGCAGCAGCAATAGTTGTAAGCATGGTTTTCTCAATGATGCGCCGACACGGATAAGGAGGAATTTTTATGAAAAAAATAAACACAGCGATATTTATAACCGCTCTGGCAGTATGTCTTGCAGGCTGCGGAAATAAAGCCAAGAATGATACAAGCAGCAAAGCTGATGCTTCTTCGGCTGCTGACTCTTCCGTTGCTGAAACTATTACCGAAACTATCACAACAGCAGACGAAACAGAGGTAACCCTTCCCGAGGATACCGTCACAGTTACACGCGAGGATATGCCTGCGTGCGGCATGACCGTAAGTACCTTGACAGGCGACGATGAAAACAGCGCGACCACAGAAGACTTTGAAGCAAGAACAGGCGATGTTTTCTTTGAGGACTCCGAGGGTCACTGGTATCTCCCCGAGATAAGCGACCAGCAGGAATATCTGATAAAAGCAGAAACTGACCAGCCTATCATAAATATATTCGAGATCAACGACGACTACGTTATGATCAATCTTATTGAAAATATCCCCTTTGGTGATACAAAGGATATCGCATCCACATTTCATCTTCTTAACGATGT
Encoded proteins:
- a CDS encoding DUF456 domain-containing protein produces the protein MSDIKINRRRMDMSDLMGVDDIPLDEEFFEEKIKEMGDIPAKSISRARMKKPEENIASLADGKVELGTTRDDSMSKLFGTDDIRLDEEFFEEKIKEMEENKPPIQEKQLTEYEQWLEDGLKKDKGYGTKDSYEGEIPEEKDSYAGSTYEQYDKWQEETTAMIRGLKARDSINEARDENIHKSLFFVTIMKNNGNYSGDPSEIIGMIKTAAWYILTSAAMLGAFYCFGAKGADLMIPWGIGGVIGAIIRYNGKENYTLSESIIMGAVEVGILGGLTVTWLLSLLPFVNDDTPMLTVGIVLGGVGALIAEFIKLRKTLARPAKECFYKMVPFAVATVFFVAAAIVVSMVFSMMRRHG